The genome window CGGCGATCCGTCGGCGAGCGACTGCGCCGTCAAACCCTACGCCGCCGCGCTGCGGGTGACGGTCTCGCCGCTGCTGCACGAGGGCGTCGACGTCGGCGTCGAGCTGCTCGACTGCGCGGGCTGGAGCGTCGACCAGTGGCACAACCAGGGCGACGTGCGCGACGCCGCGCTCGCCGCGCTGTTCCGCCTGCGCACGTGGATGCGCGAGCAGCCGGCCTACGCCGCGGAAGTCTTGCAGCACGGGCTCGCGTTCGATCCCGCCAAACCGGCGCCGACCTATTTCTACGTGCTCTTCAAGCCCAGCGACGGCTACCTGCGCGCGCTGGTGCGGCCCGGCGGCCCGGCCTACCGCGCGGGGCTGCGCACGGGCGACGTCGTCGACAAGATCGACGGCAAGTTCTGGTGGGAGTACGGCACCTATCAGAGCGAGCTGCGCGCGTACGACGGCAAGCCGCACACCTTCGACGTCGAGCGCGGCCGCGTCGGCGGTCCCGCCGGCCACGTCGCGCTGGGCGAGCCGTTCCGCGGCTAGGTAGCGCGCAAGATTCGCCAAGCCGCCGGCGCGGCAGTCGGACTACGATCGGCGCATGACGACGCTCGTGGCGGCAATCGCCGCCGACCTCATCAGTGACACCGTGGCCGCCGCCGCGGCCGGACCGATGGCGGCGTTCGCACCGCTCGTCGGCAGCTGGGACCTTTGCTACGTCCACCATCGCGGCAGCGGCGAGCGGATCGACGGCACCGGCTACGTGCGCTTCGGCTGGGGTCTGCAAGGCCTGGCGATCGTCGACATCTGGGCCTTCGACGGCGCCGCCGTCGTCGGGACGACGATCCGCTTCTACGATCCGAAGATCGACGGCTTCCGCTCGACCTGGATCTGTCCCGCGCGCAACGTGCTCCTCCCGTTCGTCGGACGGGTGATCGACGAACGGATCGTGCTCGACGCGACGCTCGCCGATCCGCCCGGACGCCGCGTGCGCTGGGCGTTCGTCTCGATCGAAGCCGAGCGCTTCTCTTGGACCGGCGAGATCTCCGACGACGGCGGCACGACCTGGCTGCGCACGCAAGAGATCGAAGGCACGCGCCGCCCGGCGGGTTGACGCACCGCTGACGGCAGGAGCTCCGTACGCCCGGGACGGATCGCGATCGTCGTGATCGGCACTCGTTTTCCGCACGCTCCGGCGATCGCGCGCTGTCTGCTCGTCGCGCTCGCGTTGGGCTCGGCCACGTTCGCGCGCGCCACGGCCATGGGCGACGTCGAGCTCGCCGTCGGCGCGACCGCACCGGCGATTCGGGAGTCCACGGCGGCCGGTCCGTTCGACAGCACGACGACCGGCCGGCCGTACGTCGTCGAGTTCTTCGCGGTCTGGTGCCCGCATTGCCAGCGCATGACCGCAGTGCTGAACGCGCTGCAGCAAGCCGACGGGACGCGCGTCGACGTCATCGCGGTTCCCGCCAGCCCGTTCGGCTTCGACCGCACCTCGGTGCTGACCGATGCCGACCTGCGCACGTTCGCGCAACGCTTCCGTACCACGTACCGGATCGGCTTCGACGGGCTCTACGACGCCGCGTTCGACTACGGCGTCTCGAGCTTTCCGGCCATCTACGTCGTCGGGGCCGATCGTCGCATCGTTGCGGTCGAGAACGGCGAGGTTCCGTTGACACGGCTCGAGGCCGACGTCGACCGGGCGCTCGCCGGGGGGCATTGACCCGGGGGGCCGTCCCGCGCCGAAAAATTTCGCGGCGGACCTCTTGACTTGTGCTAGTCGGATTAGTATAACTAGTTCAGATAGTTCAACTAATACGACTCACACGAACGCAAGCGCAGGAGAGACATCATGGACAGCACCCGCCCGGTCCGCCGCCCCGCCCCCAGCCCGATCCCCGTCGGTCCGACCCTGATCCGCACGCCGCGCGACGGCTCGCTCTTCCGCGGCTGGGGCGTCACGCTGTAACCGTCTTGCCGCCCGCCTTCTTCTCGGTCGACCCGCACGGTGGCGCCCCGCTCTATGTGCAGCTCGCCGAACAAATCAAGCGAGCCATCGCGGTGGGTGCCCTTTCGCCGGGTGAGCGTCTGCCGACCGTGAAGGGGCTCGCCCTCGACCTCAAGCTCAACGCGAACACCGTGGCCCGGGTGTACCGGGACCTCGAGCGCGACGGCGTCATCGCCACCGCGCCCGGACGCGGCTCGTTCGTCCGCGAGGACGGTGCGCTCGGAGAGGCGCGCCGCGCCGCCAACGACGTCGCCACCAGTGCCCTCGACGGGGCGGTGCGCGAAGCACGCGCGCTGGGCCTCACCCAGGATGAACTCCGCTCCATCGTCGACGCGTCCGTGACGCGCTGGTATCCCGAAGATCGCACCAAGGAGGAAGAAGCATGATCGCCGTTCGCGGTCTCACCAAACGCTACGGCGGCGTGCTCGCGGCCGACGACGTCTCGCTCGACGTGCCGGCCGGCTCGGTCTGCGGGCTGCTCGGACGCAACGGCGCCGGCAAGACGACGACGTTCCGCTGCCTGCTGGGCTTCACCACGCCGGATTCCGGTGAGGTGCGCCTGGACGGCAAGCCGTTGACGCCGCACACCTTCGAGCACCTCGGCTACGTCCCGGAGCGCCCCGCGCTCTACGGTTGGCTGACGGTCGCGCAGCATCTCGAATTCGCGCGCCGGACGCAGCCGCGCTACGACGCCGCGTTCGCTTCGGAGCTGCTGGCGACGTTCCGCCTCGATCCCAAGAAGAAGGCGAAGAAGCTCTCCAAAGGCCAGCAGACGGCGCTCTCGCTGATCGTCGCGCTCTCGACGCGGCCGAACATCCTGATTCTCGACGAGCCGGCCAGCGGTCTCGATCCGGTCATGCAGCGCGTCGTGCTCGACCTGTTCGTCGACGCGGCGACGTCCGGCGCCGCGATCCTGCTCTCCTCGCACCAGATCGGACAGGTCGACCGCGCCGCCGATCGCATCGCCATCATGCGCGACGGCAAGATCGTCGTCGCCGGCGAGCTCGACGATCTGCGCGAAGCCTCGCGCGTCGTCGAAGCGACCTTCGACGGTACGCCGCCCGACTTGAGCGCGTTGGGCGAGATGAAAGTCGAGCGCGCCGGCACCAGCGTGCGACTGCACGCGAACGGCCGCGCCGATTCGGTCGCCGCACGGCTGGGTGCGCTGGGCGCCGTCAGCGTGCGCGTGCTCGATCGCTCCCTCGAAGATTTGTTCCTCGACGCCGTCGACGACGGAGGACTCCACGAATGACCTACGTTGAAGTGCTGCGCGCGCGCCGCCTGTTGTTCTGGATCGCGGCCATCGTCGCGCTGCAGGTCGTGCTGGCCGTTTGGAGCCTGCTGAGCAGTCACGGTCACGTCGATCGCCCGAGCGCGATCCCGATGACGTGGCTGCTCGCGATCGGCGGCATCGGACCGCTGATCGCTGCGTCCTTCCTGGGCGGCAACATCAGCGCCGAAGGCACCACGCTCGCGATCCTCTGGACCCGCCCGGCGACACGCACCGCCATCGCCTGGCGCTACTTCGCGGTCGACGCCGTGGCGATGCTGTTGGCGTACTTGATCGTGCTGGCGGGCGAAGTACTCATCGCCGCCTTCGTCGGCGTGGCGAACCGGCTCTGGTTCGATAGCGGCTCGGCCGGAACGATCGCGATCGTCCTGTCGGGATCGTTCATGCTCTACGCGTACATTCGGCTCGGGTCGGCACGCTTGACGGGACGCGGCGGCGTGCTCGCCGGCGCGATCTGGGCCGCGATGTTCCTCGTCCCCGGACTGGCGCATCTGCCGCTGCCCGCCCCGTTCCATCTGCCGCTGGTCGGGCTCGAGTACGTGAGCCCGTTGACGTGGATCGGCAGCCTGGGCGGCTCGGAACACCACAACGCCGACGCGAGCGTCGTCGGCCTCTCGGTCGGTTGGCGCGCCCTCGTCGCCGCCGTCATCGCCATCGTCGCACTCGTCGCGTCCGTCCAGCTCTGGGTGACGCGGGAGGCCTGAACATGACCCTGCTGGCAACGCATTTCTCCCTGGTCATCGGTGCGTGGCGGCTGCGCGTGCGCATCGACCTGGACCAACCGCGCGAGAGCGAGCTCGCCGACGCGCCGGCGCCCGCCCCGGCCCCGACCGCGGCGCCGGCCTACATGCTGCACCCCGACTGGCCGGCGCCGCGATAGAGGATCGCGCCGGCGTGGCGAAGTGAGCGCCATGCTCGCACCCCACGCCGACGCCCTCATCGCGCACGTCAAAGCCAACCACGATCGCTACCTCGACGAGCTGCGCGAGTGGATCGCGATCCCCTCGATCTCCGCGCAGCCCGACCGGGCCGCCGACGTGCGGCGTTCCGCCGAGCATGCCGTCGCGCGGATGCGCGCGGCCGGGCTCCCGGTCGCCGAGGTGCTCGAAACCGGCGGCCATCCGGTCGCGTACGGCGAGTGGCTCGGCGCACCGGGCGCGCCGACGATCCTGATCTACGGCCACCACGACGTGCAGCCGGTCGACCCGCTCGACTTGTGGATCTCGCCGCCGTTCGACGCGCAGGTGCGCGACGACAAGATCTTCGGCCGCGGTGCCGTCGACGACAAGGGGCAAAACCTCATGCACCTGGCCGCGATCGAAGCGCACCTGCGCCTCAACGGCCGGCTGCCGCTCAACGTCAAGATCGTCATCGAAGGCGAAGAAGAGATCGGTTCGCCGAACTTCGAGTCGTTCTTGGCCCGCGAGCGCGAGCGGCTGGCGTGCGACGTCGTCGTCGTCTCCGACACCGCGGTGTTCGCCGAAGACGTGCCGTCGCTGACGACCTCGCTGCGCGGGATGGTGTTCTGGGAGATCACCGTGCACGGTCCCACCAGCGACCTGCACTCGGGTTACTACGGTGGGGTCGTGAAGAACCCGCTCGAGGCGCTGGCGCAGATCCTCGTCGCGCTCAAGGACGGACACGGCCGCGTCACGGTGCCGGGCTTCTACGACGACGTGCGCGAGCTGGCGCCGTACGAGCGCGCCGAGATCGCCGCGCTGCCGTTCGATCCGGGCAAAGAGGCGAACGCGCTCGGCGTCCCCGAGCTGGCCGGCGAGAACGCGCGCCTGCCGCTCGAGCGGATGTGGTTCCGGCCGACGCTCGAGGTCAACGGGATGTACGGCGGCTATCAGGGCGCCGGCTCGAAGACGATCATCCCCTCGTTCGCGCGCGCCAAGCTGTCGGCGCGGCTGGTCTCACATCAGGACCCCGAAGCGATCAAGCACGCGGTCTCGACCTTCGTCCAGCGGGTGGCGCCGAAGGGCGTGCGCGTCGAGGTCGAAGCGCACGGCGACACGCGCGCCGTCGAAACCTCGCGCGACCATCCGGCGGTGCTGGCGGCCGCGCGCGCGATGGAGCGCGGCTTCGGCAAGCCGCCGGTCTTCATCGGCACGGGCGGCACGATCGGCCCGGTCTCGTCCTTCGACCGCATCCTGCACCTGCCGCAGGTGCTGATCGGCGTCGGCCTCCCCGACGACGCCATCCACGCGCCCAACGAGAAGTTCGATCTGCACCAATTCTTCGGCGGCATCGAGACGATGACGTACCTCTACGACGAGCTGGCGGCCGCGCTGGCATGAGTGAATCCGGGCGCGGCTGGGCCGGGTCGTGGGGCTCGCTATGGCGATGAACGTACGACCGAAGATCTTCTACACGGCCAAGGGACACGTCGTCGGGGGCCGGGACGGCGAAGGACGCAGCGACGACGGCAAGCTCAGCGTCACGCTGCGCAAGCCCGGCGAGATGGGCGGCACCGGCGAGGGGACCAATCCCGAACAATTGTTCGCGGTCGGCTACGCGGCGTGCTTCATGGGCGCGCTGGGGCTGGTCGCGGGCAAGGCCGGCGTCGAGCTGCCCAAGGACGCCTCGATCGACTCCGAAGTCGGCCTTCTGCAGAAGCCGGACGGCGCGCTCAACATTCAGGTCGCGCTGCACGTCACGCTGCCGGGCATCCCGCACGACCAGGCGCAGCACTTGGTCGAAGAGGCGCACAAGGTGTGCCCCTACTCGAACGCGACGCGTGGGAACATCCCGGTCGAACTGACCGTCGGGTGAACCCGACCGGCCGCTTCAGCGACCGCGCGCGCGATTACGTCGCCGCGCGGCCGTCGTATCCGGACGCCGCGATCGATGCGCTCTTCGACGGTCTCGGTGACGCGGCCGACGTCGCGGTCGCCGATCTCGGCGCCGGGACGGGCATCTCGACGCGGCTGCTGGCGCAGCGCGGCGCGGTCGTCTACGCGGTCGAGCCGAACGCGGCGATGCGCGCCGCCGCGGCGCCGGCCCCGCGGATCGAATGGGTCGACGGCACCGCGGAGCACACCGGACTCGAAGAAGCCTCGATCGACCTGGTGACGATCTTCCAGGCCTTCCACTGGTTCGACCACGAGGAAGCGCTGCGCGAGATCACGCGCATCCTGCGGCCGGCGGGTCGCGCCGCGCTGGTCTACAACGAGCGCGACGAGTCCGACGCGTTCACCGCCGATTACGGCGCCACGATTCGCCGCCACGCGACCGACGACACCGAGCGGCGCCGCGAGCGCGCGCGGGCCGCGTTCGGCTCCTACCGCGCGTGGCACGCGTATCGCGAGCTGGCCTTCCGCAACGCGCAGGAGTTCGATCTCGACGGCCTGCTGGCGCGGGCGCGCAGCAGCTCGTACCTGCCCAAGGAAGGCGCCGCCGGCGAGGCGCTCGCGAACGACCTGCGCAGCGTGTTCGCGGCCTACGAACGCGACGGTACGGTGACGATGCGGTTGGCGACGTTCGTGGACGTCGCGGAGACCGGCGCCGACGGCGGATGACCGCTCCGCGGCTGCGCATCGGGATCGACGTCGGCGGCACGTTCACGGACGTGGTCGCCGTCGACGCGGCGACGCGCTCGCTGGTCGCGTCGGTCAAGCTGCCGACGACCCACGACCATCCGGACGGCGTGGCGGCCGGGATCGTGGCCGGGCTGGAGCGGTTGTTGCGCGAGCATGCGATCGACCCGAGCGCGATCGCGTTCATCGCGCACTCGACGACGCAGGCGACCAACGCGCTGCTCGAAGGCGACGTCGCGCAGGTCGGGATCGTGCCGCTCGGCGGTCCGGTGGCGCGCGCCTTCGCGCGCTTCGCGCCGTTCGCGCTGGCCGACGGGGTGCGGTTCGCGCCGCGCTGGCTCGACCCGCGCGCCGGTGACCCGCTCGCGGCGGCGCATGCCGCCGGCGTCGAGGCGTTGGCGGTGAGCGCGCCGTTCGCGGTCGACCGTCCCGACGCGGAGCACGCGCTGGTCGTGGCCGCGCGCGCGTCCGGGTTGGCGGCGACCGGCGGCGCCGAGGTGTCGACGCAGTACGGGCTGCGCGCGCGCACGCGCACGGCCGCGCTCAACGCGGCGATCCTGCCGCGCATGCTGCGCACGGCGCGCATGACGGCCGGCGCGGTGACCAACGCCCGCATCCCGGCGCCGCTGATGATCATGCGCAGCGACGGCGGTGTGATGGACGTGGCCGAGGTCGAGCGGCGGCCGATCCTGACGATGCTTTCCGGACCCGCGGCGGGGATTGCCGGCGCGCTGTTCCACGAGAACGTCACCGACGGGCTGTTCGTCGAGGTCGGCGGGACGAGCGCCGACTGCTCGGCGATCGTGCGCGGCCGCCCGCAGATGCGGCCCGCGCGCATCGGCGGCCATCGCACGCTGCTGCGCACGCTCGACGTGCGCACGATCGCCGTCGCGGGCGGTTCGCTGGCGCGTGTCGCGCACGGTGCGATCGTCGAGGTCGGCCCGCGCTCGGCGCACATCGCCGGCTATCGCTACGCCTCGTTCACGCCCGACCTCGTCGCGAGCGCCGTGCCCGACCTCGCCGACGGCGTCGTCGCGCTACGCGGCGCGAACGGCGAGCGGATCGCGATCACGCCGACCTGCGCGGCCAACCTGCTGGGCGTCGTGCCGCCGACGGCGTTCGCGCGCGGCGACGCCGCGGCGGCGCGGCTGGCCTGCGAACGGATCGCCCCGCTGCTCGGCCTGGACGCCGACGGCGTCGCGCGCGCGATCCTCGACCGCGCGACGGAACGCTTGCGCGCGACGCTCGACGAGCTGATCGCCGACTACGGCCTCGACCGCGCGACCGTCGAGCTGGTCGGCGGCGGCGGCGGCGCGGCGGCGCTGATCCCGTACGCCGCGCAGCGCCTGGGGTTGACGCACCGGCTGGCGCGCGACGCCGAGGTGATCTCGCCGCTGGGCGTCGCGCTGGCGCTGGTGCGCGACGTCGTCGAACGCACCGTCGTCGATCCGTCGGCCGACGATCTGGCCCGCATTCGCCGCGAGGCGATCGACGCCGCGACGGCGTCGGGCGCCGCTCCCGATCGCATCGAGGTGGTGGTGGAAGTCGACACCGCGCGCAACCGCGTGCGGGCGACCGCCTCGGGCGCGACCGCGCTGGTCGACGGGGCGCAGAGCGGCGTGCTCGCGACCGAGCCGGAACGGCGCGCGGCGGCGGCGGCGCACTTGCACGTGGCGCCGGACGCGCCGCGCGCGCTGGCGCAGACGGGCGCGCTGACCGTCTACGGCGCCGGGCGCGCCGCCGCGATCGTCGACGAACGCGCCGTCGTGCGGCTGACCCTGACCGGCGCGACCGTTCTGGCGCTGCGCGCGGGCGCGCTCGAGAGCATCCTGCCGGGGCTGGTCGACGATGCGACGACCTTCGGCGACGTCGGCCGCGCGTTGCCCGACGTGTTCGTGTTGCGCGGCGCGCGCATCGGCGAGTTCGCCGGCCTCGGCGAGGCGGCACAGATCCTGGCGCTCGCGCGCGACGAGCTGGCCGGCGTCGACGCCGGCGAGCCGGTCGTCGCGATCACCGTCCCGAAGCGGGCATAGTCCGCGCGAAGCGCGCGGTGACGGTGCGCGCGCACGCGGCGATGGCGGCGTTCGCGTCGCCGACGCCGTCGAAGTCGAGCGCGAAGCACACCACCGCGAGCGAAGCGCCGGCGCTGGGCGTGAGCAGGCCGGCGTCGGCGGCGAGGTTCACGGCGCCGCCGCTGACGTCGCTGACGGTCCAGCCCGCCGGGACGCCGGCGCGTAGCTGCGCGCGGCTGTTGACGGTGGCGCGCATCCAGGTGATCAGCAGGGTCGTCGACTCGTCCGAGAGCGGCGACTCACTGCCGAGCTGCTCGAGCAGGTGCGCCGTCGAGTCGGGCGTCGCGCTGTCGCGCTCGTCGTGGACGTCGACGTGCAGCGGGCGGCGGCGCGCCAATCGGTCGACGCGGATGCCGCGCACGCCGATCGTGCGCAGGTAGGCCGTGATGGCGGCCGGGCCGCCGATCAGCGGTGCCAGCAGGTCGGCCGCCGTGTCGTCGCCGTAGACGATCGCATACGCGCACAGCTTGCCCAGCGTGAGCACGCCGCCCGCGGGGTAGCGGCGCGCCAGCGCGCTGGCGCCGCCCTCGAGGTCGGACGGCCCGAACGCGATTTGGCGCTCGAGCTTGTCGTCGCCGGCGTCGACGCGGGCCAGCGCCGTCATCACCAGCGGCAGTCGCCATAGGCCGCCGAGCGGGAAGCGCTCCGCGCCGCGATGCGCCAAGCGCGCGGCGCTGCCCAGATCGAGGGCGGCCACGCCGAGCCGGCCGCCGCCGTGCTTCTCGAGCGCGACGAACGGGTCGGCGTCCGAGGCGCGCGCGAACGGCGGCCGGGTCGATGACGGCCCCGCCAGCGTCGCTCCGGTGAAGGCCAAGAAGTCGGCTCGGCGCATCACCCGGTCCTTCGCAGCCGGCAGCCTGCTTCCGCTGGACGCAGCGCACGCCTCGCCGGGCGGACGCGGCCCGCGGCGGCGCGAACCTCGCGGGCGATGCGCGAATACGACGTCCTGGTCGTCGGCGGGGGCAACGCCGGCTGCGCGGCGGCGATTGCCGCGGCGCGCACCGGGGCCCGCGTCCAGCTGGTTGAGCGCTACGGCTTCCTGGGCGGGACGGCCACCGCCGCGATGGTCGGTCCGTGGATGACCTTCCATTCCGGCGAAGAGCGCATCGTCGGCGGGATCGCGCAAGAGATCGTCGAGCGGCTGATGGCCAGCGGCGGATCGCCGGGCCACCTGCACGACGCGTCGGACTACGTCCCGACGATCACCCCGTTCGACCCCGAGCTGCACAAGGCGCTGCTGTTCGACCTGATGCGCGAGAGCGGCGTGTCGCTGTTGCTGCACGCGTGGTTCCTCGAGCCGATCGTTTCGAGCGGCCGCGTCGCGGGGGTGCGTGTCGCCACCGTCGGCGGCGTGCGCAGCTTGCGTGCCAAGCGCACCGTCGACGCGACCGCCGACGCGCTGGTGGCGTTCGGCGCGGGCGTGCCGACGCAGCAGGGCGATACGCGCGGGCGTGTGCAGCCGGCCAGCCTGATGTTCCGTCTCTCGCACGTCGACGTCGAGACGCTGGCGGCCTACGTGCGGCGGCATCCCGAGCAGATGCGCAGCTCGCTCAAGACGCACGAGCGCACCGCCGGCGCGCTGACGGCGGTCGCCGGGCTGTACGAGCTGTGGGACGCGGCGCGCGAGCGCGGCGAGGTCACCGTGCCGCGCGAGCTGGTCTCGTTGTTCGCCACGCCGTTTCCCGACGAAGTCACCGTCAACATGACGCGCGTCGTCGACGTCGACCCGCTCGACCCCGATTCGCTCACGCGGGCCGAGATCGAAGCGCGCGCGCAGGTCATGCAGCTGGTCGCGTTCTTCAAGCGCGACGTGCCGGGCTTCGCCAACGCACGGCTGGCCGCGACCGCGACGCAGATCGGCATCCGCGAAGGACGGCGCATCGTCGGCGACTACACGCTGACGGCCGACGACGTCCTGCACGCGCGCACGTTTCCCGACGCCGTCGCGCGCAGCGCCTATCCGATCGACATCCACAATCCCAGCGGCAGCGGCACGACGACGCATCGGCTGCCGCCCGGCGCCTCGTACGAGATTCCGTACCGCTGCATGGTGCCGGTCGGCATCGAGGATCTGCTGGTCGCTGGACGCTGCATCTCGACCACCCACGAAGCGCTGGCGTCGACGCGGCTGACGCCGACGGTGATGACGCTGGGCCAAGCGGCGGGAACCGCGATGGCGCTCTCGCTGCGCAGCGGGACGACGCCGCGCGCGCTCGACGTCGAAGCGCTGCGCCGGCGGCTGATCGCCGACGGCGTCGACTTGCGCCGCCACGAGCCGGTGCGTGCCTGACGTTCGCCGGCTGGCCGCCGACTACGGCGTGCGCGTCGAGGTGGCCGATCTGGGCGCGTGGGACGGGACCACGCTGACGGCCGAATACGATCCGGACGGTCCGACCATCCGCGTCAACGAGCGCGTCCTGCCGAGCGGCTCGTCGTGCGCGGTGCGCGAGGCGATCGATCGCGCGATCGCGCACGAGCTGTATCACCATCGCGAGGCGATCGGCGAGATCCCGCGCCTGCGCGACCGCGCCGCGCGCGAACGCGCGGCCGACGCCTTCGCGGCCGCGCTGACGGCGGAACCCTGATGCGGTACGTTGCCGGCATCGACGGCGGGCAGTCCTCGACGCTGGCGGTGGTGGTCGCAGAAGACGGGCGCATCGTCGGTCGCGGCGCGGCCGGGCCGGCCGCGCACGTCGACGAGCCGCCCGGCTCGCACACGGCGGCCGACGCGGTCGGCGTCGCCCTCGCGGCCGCGCTGGTCGCGGCCGGCCTGGCCGCCGACGCGCCGCTGGCGGCCGTGCGCATCGGGCTCTCGGGCTGGGACCAGCATTTCGACGGCGCCGCGCCGACGCTGCGCGCGGGCAGCGTGCGCATGTGTCACGACGCCACCATCGCGCTGGCCGGGGCGATCCCGGCGCGCCCCGCCGCGGTCGTGATCGCGGGAACGGGATCGGTCGCGTACGGCGAGGACGCCGCGGGGCGCGGCCTGCGGATCGGCGGGTGGGGCTACCTGTTCGGCGACGCGGGCAGCGCGTTCGCCGTCGCGCGCGACGCGCTGGCGGCCGCGATGCTGACCGACGACGCCGGCGGCCGCCACCCGTTGGGCGACGCGGCGCTGGCCTTCTACGACCGGCCCGACCTGCGCGCGCTGGCGACGGCGGCGATCCAGGGCCGGCTTTCGCGGGCAACGCTGGCCGGCTTCGCCCGGGTCGTGTTCGACGCGGCGCGGCTCGGCGACGCGGACGCCGCGGCGATCGTCGACCGGGCGGCGGACGCGCTGGCCGAGCTCGCCGCCACCCTGTTGGCCCGGCTCGGGCTGGACCAGCCGGCTCCGGTCGCGTTCATCGGCGGCCTGCTCGCCAACGCGGACTTCCGGGCCCGGGTCGGCGAGCGGCTCGGCCGGCTCGTGCCGCAGGCCGTCGTCGTCGAGCCGCTCTACGAGCCGGCGGCCGGCGCGGCGCTGCTGGCCTTCGACGACGCGGCTCTCGGCCGTCCCGCGCGGCTCGCCCCGGCGTGAACCCGGTCCTCGAGCGGCTGCGCGGCGGGCTGATCGTCTCGGTCCAAGCCGAGGCCGACTCGGCGCTCAACGCGCCCGCGGCGATCGCGCTGCTCGGCCGCGTCGCCGTCGCCAACGGCGCCGTCGGCTTGCGGGTCGAGGGTTTGGCCCGCATCGGTGCGGTACGGCGCGCCGTCGGCGTGCCGGTGATCGGGATCGTCAAGCGCGCCTACCCCGGCTACGCGCCCTACATCACGGCCGGCGCGCGCGAGATCGCGGAGGTGACCGCGGCCGGCGCCGAGATCGTCGCCTTCGACGCGACCGGGCGTCCGCGTCCCGACGGCCGCGACGTCGGGGCCGTGGTGGCGGCGGTGCACGCGGCCGGCGCGTTGGCCATGGCCGACTGCGCGCAGGTCGCCGAGGTCGAGGCCGCGGCCGCCGCGGGAGCAGACCTGATCGCGACGACGCTGTGCGGTTACACCGAGGAGACGCGCGGCACCCCGCTGCCGGCGCTCGCGCTGGTGCGTGCGTGCGCGCGCAGCGGCGCGTTCGCCGTGTGCGAGGGCGGGGTGGGCACGCCCGACGATCTGCGGGCGGCGTTCGCGGCCGGCGCCGCCGCGGTGGTGGTCGGGACGGCGCTCACCAACCTCGACGTGCTGGTCCGGCGGTTCGTGAGCGCGGCTCCGCGCGGCTGACCCGCGCAGGCCTGCCCTTCCCGATACGCGAGCAGGCGGCTCGTTCCGAGAGAAGTCCTCGCGCGGCGTTCAACACTTCTTCATAGTCGGAAGTCGGAAGTATCGCGAACCTACGCGCAGAAAGGCGGCGTCGAGCCGTCCTGCGCGCAGGGCGGCACGGCCGTTCCAGAGAGGATCCGTTGGCACAGCGCGTCGTCAAGCCGAAGACCAACCTCGGCCCCGGTTTCTGGCCGATCACGGCCCTGATCGTGGTCGTGTCGGCGATCATGATCTATTTCACCGCCACGAGCCCATGGCCGGTTGGGTTGATCCCCGCCGGCGAGCCGGCACCGGCGACGGA of Candidatus Sulfotelmatobacter sp. contains these proteins:
- a CDS encoding dipeptidase; the encoded protein is MLAPHADALIAHVKANHDRYLDELREWIAIPSISAQPDRAADVRRSAEHAVARMRAAGLPVAEVLETGGHPVAYGEWLGAPGAPTILIYGHHDVQPVDPLDLWISPPFDAQVRDDKIFGRGAVDDKGQNLMHLAAIEAHLRLNGRLPLNVKIVIEGEEEIGSPNFESFLARERERLACDVVVVSDTAVFAEDVPSLTTSLRGMVFWEITVHGPTSDLHSGYYGGVVKNPLEALAQILVALKDGHGRVTVPGFYDDVRELAPYERAEIAALPFDPGKEANALGVPELAGENARLPLERMWFRPTLEVNGMYGGYQGAGSKTIIPSFARAKLSARLVSHQDPEAIKHAVSTFVQRVAPKGVRVEVEAHGDTRAVETSRDHPAVLAAARAMERGFGKPPVFIGTGGTIGPVSSFDRILHLPQVLIGVGLPDDAIHAPNEKFDLHQFFGGIETMTYLYDELAAALA
- a CDS encoding hydantoinase/oxoprolinase family protein, which codes for MTAPRLRIGIDVGGTFTDVVAVDAATRSLVASVKLPTTHDHPDGVAAGIVAGLERLLREHAIDPSAIAFIAHSTTQATNALLEGDVAQVGIVPLGGPVARAFARFAPFALADGVRFAPRWLDPRAGDPLAAAHAAGVEALAVSAPFAVDRPDAEHALVVAARASGLAATGGAEVSTQYGLRARTRTAALNAAILPRMLRTARMTAGAVTNARIPAPLMIMRSDGGVMDVAEVERRPILTMLSGPAAGIAGALFHENVTDGLFVEVGGTSADCSAIVRGRPQMRPARIGGHRTLLRTLDVRTIAVAGGSLARVAHGAIVEVGPRSAHIAGYRYASFTPDLVASAVPDLADGVVALRGANGERIAITPTCAANLLGVVPPTAFARGDAAAARLACERIAPLLGLDADGVARAILDRATERLRATLDELIADYGLDRATVELVGGGGGAAALIPYAAQRLGLTHRLARDAEVISPLGVALALVRDVVERTVVDPSADDLARIRREAIDAATASGAAPDRIEVVVEVDTARNRVRATASGATALVDGAQSGVLATEPERRAAAAAHLHVAPDAPRALAQTGALTVYGAGRAAAIVDERAVVRLTLTGATVLALRAGALESILPGLVDDATTFGDVGRALPDVFVLRGARIGEFAGLGEAAQILALARDELAGVDAGEPVVAITVPKRA
- a CDS encoding ABC transporter ATP-binding protein, with product MIAVRGLTKRYGGVLAADDVSLDVPAGSVCGLLGRNGAGKTTTFRCLLGFTTPDSGEVRLDGKPLTPHTFEHLGYVPERPALYGWLTVAQHLEFARRTQPRYDAAFASELLATFRLDPKKKAKKLSKGQQTALSLIVALSTRPNILILDEPASGLDPVMQRVVLDLFVDAATSGAAILLSSHQIGQVDRAADRIAIMRDGKIVVAGELDDLREASRVVEATFDGTPPDLSALGEMKVERAGTSVRLHANGRADSVAARLGALGAVSVRVLDRSLEDLFLDAVDDGGLHE
- a CDS encoding GntR family transcriptional regulator, giving the protein MPPAFFSVDPHGGAPLYVQLAEQIKRAIAVGALSPGERLPTVKGLALDLKLNANTVARVYRDLERDGVIATAPGRGSFVREDGALGEARRAANDVATSALDGAVREARALGLTQDELRSIVDASVTRWYPEDRTKEEEA
- a CDS encoding class I SAM-dependent methyltransferase encodes the protein MNPTGRFSDRARDYVAARPSYPDAAIDALFDGLGDAADVAVADLGAGTGISTRLLAQRGAVVYAVEPNAAMRAAAAPAPRIEWVDGTAEHTGLEEASIDLVTIFQAFHWFDHEEALREITRILRPAGRAALVYNERDESDAFTADYGATIRRHATDDTERRRERARAAFGSYRAWHAYRELAFRNAQEFDLDGLLARARSSSYLPKEGAAGEALANDLRSVFAAYERDGTVTMRLATFVDVAETGADGG
- a CDS encoding TlpA family protein disulfide reductase, translated to MIGTRFPHAPAIARCLLVALALGSATFARATAMGDVELAVGATAPAIRESTAAGPFDSTTTGRPYVVEFFAVWCPHCQRMTAVLNALQQADGTRVDVIAVPASPFGFDRTSVLTDADLRTFAQRFRTTYRIGFDGLYDAAFDYGVSSFPAIYVVGADRRIVAVENGEVPLTRLEADVDRALAGGH
- a CDS encoding organic hydroperoxide resistance protein, with amino-acid sequence MNVRPKIFYTAKGHVVGGRDGEGRSDDGKLSVTLRKPGEMGGTGEGTNPEQLFAVGYAACFMGALGLVAGKAGVELPKDASIDSEVGLLQKPDGALNIQVALHVTLPGIPHDQAQHLVEEAHKVCPYSNATRGNIPVELTVG